A window from Streptomyces subrutilus encodes these proteins:
- a CDS encoding fumarate reductase/succinate dehydrogenase flavoprotein subunit translates to MAHVERQQWDVVVVGAGGAGLRAAIEAREQGARTAVICKSLFGKAHTVMAEGGIAASLGNVNEGDNWQVHFRDTMRGGKFLNQWRMAELHAKEAPDRVWELETWGALFDRTPDGRISQRNFGGHEYPRLAHVGDRTGLELIRTLQQKVVALQQEDFARYGDHEARLRVFQECTVTRVLKDRGPAGGQRVSGTFCYERETGRFFVLEAPAVVLATGGIGKSFKTTSNSWEYTGDGHALALLAGAPLLNMEFVQFHPTGMVWPPSVKGILVTESVRGDGGVLRNSEGRRFMFDYVPDVFKEKYAESQEEGDRWYEDPDHNRRPPELLPRDEVARAINAEVKAGRGSPHGGVFLDVSTRMPAERIRRRLPSMYHQFKELADVDITAEPMEVGPTCHYVMGGIAVDSETAAAVGVPGLFAAGEVAGGMHGSNRLGGNSLSDLLVFGRRAGLHAARHAAAPGTRPAVSGREVDAAAAEALAPFHAAEGAENPYTLHQELQTAMNDLVGIIRRGAEMAEALERLAALRVRASRAGVEGHRQFNPGWHLALDLRNMLLVAECVARAALERTESRGGHTREDCPAMERDWRPVNLLCRPVDPAPADPGAARIALERIRTEPIRPDLLALFEKEELAKYLAEEELHG, encoded by the coding sequence ATGGCTCACGTGGAACGGCAGCAGTGGGACGTGGTCGTGGTCGGCGCGGGCGGCGCCGGGCTGCGCGCCGCGATCGAGGCCCGCGAGCAGGGCGCCCGGACGGCGGTGATCTGCAAGTCGCTCTTCGGCAAGGCCCACACGGTGATGGCCGAAGGCGGGATCGCCGCCTCCCTGGGCAACGTCAACGAGGGCGACAACTGGCAGGTGCACTTCCGCGACACGATGCGCGGCGGCAAGTTCCTCAACCAGTGGCGGATGGCCGAGCTGCACGCCAAGGAGGCCCCGGACCGGGTCTGGGAGCTGGAGACCTGGGGCGCGCTCTTCGACCGGACGCCGGACGGACGGATATCCCAGCGCAACTTCGGCGGCCACGAGTACCCGCGCCTCGCCCACGTCGGGGACCGTACGGGCCTGGAGCTGATCCGCACCCTCCAGCAGAAGGTGGTCGCCCTCCAGCAGGAGGACTTCGCGCGGTACGGGGACCACGAGGCCCGGCTCAGGGTCTTCCAGGAGTGCACGGTCACCCGCGTGCTGAAGGACCGCGGCCCGGCGGGCGGGCAGCGGGTCTCGGGGACCTTCTGCTACGAGCGCGAGACCGGCCGCTTCTTCGTCCTGGAGGCCCCGGCGGTGGTGCTGGCCACGGGCGGGATCGGCAAGTCCTTCAAGACCACCTCCAACTCCTGGGAGTACACCGGCGACGGGCACGCGCTGGCCCTGCTCGCGGGCGCGCCGCTGCTCAACATGGAGTTCGTGCAGTTCCACCCGACCGGCATGGTCTGGCCGCCGTCGGTCAAGGGCATCCTCGTCACCGAGTCGGTGCGCGGGGACGGCGGGGTGCTGCGCAACAGCGAGGGCCGGCGGTTCATGTTCGACTACGTGCCGGACGTGTTCAAGGAGAAGTACGCCGAGTCCCAGGAGGAGGGCGACCGCTGGTACGAGGATCCCGACCACAACCGGCGCCCGCCCGAGCTGCTCCCCCGCGACGAGGTGGCGCGGGCCATCAACGCGGAGGTCAAGGCGGGCCGCGGCTCCCCGCACGGCGGGGTCTTCCTGGACGTGTCGACGCGGATGCCGGCGGAGCGGATCAGGCGGCGGCTGCCGTCCATGTACCACCAGTTCAAGGAGCTGGCGGACGTGGACATCACGGCGGAGCCGATGGAGGTCGGCCCGACCTGCCACTACGTGATGGGCGGCATCGCGGTGGACTCGGAGACCGCCGCCGCGGTCGGGGTGCCGGGGCTCTTCGCGGCCGGGGAGGTCGCCGGCGGGATGCACGGCTCGAACCGGCTCGGCGGGAACTCCCTGTCCGACCTGCTGGTCTTCGGCCGCCGGGCCGGTCTGCACGCGGCGCGGCACGCCGCCGCCCCCGGGACCCGCCCGGCGGTCTCCGGGCGGGAGGTGGACGCGGCTGCCGCGGAGGCGCTGGCCCCGTTCCACGCCGCCGAGGGCGCGGAGAACCCGTACACGCTCCACCAGGAGCTCCAGACGGCCATGAACGACCTGGTCGGCATCATCCGCCGCGGGGCCGAGATGGCCGAGGCGCTGGAGCGGCTCGCGGCGCTGCGCGTACGGGCCTCGCGGGCCGGGGTCGAGGGGCACCGCCAGTTCAACCCGGGCTGGCACCTGGCGCTGGACCTGCGCAACATGCTGCTGGTCGCCGAGTGCGTGGCCCGCGCGGCCCTGGAGCGCACCGAGAGCCGCGGCGGCCACACCCGCGAGGACTGCCCGGCGATGGAGCGCGACTGGCGGCCGGTGAACCTGCTGTGCCGGCCGGTGGACCCGGCGCCGGCCGATCCGGGCGCGGCCCGGATCGCCCTGGAACGCATCCGCACCGAACCCATCCGGCCCGACCTGCTCGCGCTGTTCGAGAAGGAAGAGCTGGCCAAGTACCTCGCCGAAGAGGAGCTCCACGGGTGA